In Fusarium oxysporum f. sp. lycopersici 4287 chromosome 6, whole genome shotgun sequence, a single window of DNA contains:
- a CDS encoding L-lactate dehydrogenase encodes MDSSSRIAIVGVGEVGGAIAYNLTLGSIASELLLVDLDLTLRNAQVEDLSDVAYSTGGSTRVRAATFRETAQSDIVVITAASKRTLGQTTADYTSRNTFMIREVMDAMKPFRSDTIMLVIANPVDLLTSIAQEMSGLPKSQVIGSGTSLDTSRLRGMVASRGSVSPSSIGVFVVGVHGEDQVTAWSTATVGAVPISEIQMFSTLDHTRIDSICKHRSQVIIRGKGSAPFGIASVAANLCCYILLDKREIIPVCHYQPQFDCCLSMPAIIGRKVILSTMHLSLDDQEQWAIAASAKHLKDRIEWIQNDWWL; translated from the exons ATGGACTCGAGTTCTCGAATCGCAATCGTCGGCGTCGGCGAAGTTGGCGGGGCCATCGCCTACAATCTAACACTGGGCTCCATCGCTAGCGAGTTGCTTCTCGTTGACCTTgacttgaccttgagaaACGCTCAAGTCGAAGATCTCTCGGATGTGGCCTACAGCACTGGTGGCAGCACACGGGTGCGAGCTGCCACGTTCCGGGAGACGGCCCAGAGTGATATCGTGGTCATCACCGCCGCATCCAAGCGCACATTAG GCCAAACTACTGCCGACTACACATCTCGGAACACCTTCATGATCCGGGAAGTCATGGATGCAATGAAGCCTTTCCGATCTGACACGATTATGCTCGTCATTGCAAACCCTGTTGATCTGCTCACTTCCATCGCTCAGGAAATGTCTGGGCTTCCCAAATCTCAAGTCATAGGTTCAGGAACCTCTCTGGATACTTCCAGGCTACGCGGAATGGTTGCGTCTCGAGGTTCG GTCTCCCCCTCTTCCATAGGTGTTTTTGTGGTTGGTGTTCACGGAGAAGACCAAGTTACTGCATGGTCGACGGCAACTGTTGGTGCTGTCCCCATTTCTGAGATCCAGATGTTTAGCACTCTTGATCATACAAGAATCGACAGCATCTGCAAGCATCGATCCCAAGTCATCATCCGAGGTAAAGGCTCAGCCCCATTCGGAATTGCCTCTGTAGCTGCAAACTTATGCTGTTATATTCTCTTGGACAAGCGTGAAATCATCCCTGTCTGCCATTACCAACCTCAGTTCGATTGCTGTCTGAGCATGCCTGCTATCATTGGAAGGAAAGTCATTCTGAGCACCATGCACCTGTCTTTGGACGATCAGGAGCAATGGGCTATAGCAGCATCAGCGAAGCACTTAAAGGACAGGATTGAGTGGATCCAAAATGATTGGTGGCTGTGA